A window from Populus trichocarpa isolate Nisqually-1 chromosome 3, P.trichocarpa_v4.1, whole genome shotgun sequence encodes these proteins:
- the LOC112326992 gene encoding uncharacterized protein LOC112326992 gives MSSHDGRTPSSDPSTAQSSQPSISMSSGSRGRTDLAWGHYREAPELSVESGAKGEVEQCRKCPPDVRHQMRTTPGAQKSLQNCWQMKEAVERCDLALAKWMIDACVPFNVVNSVYYQHAIDVVIAIGPGYKGPNLHVIRGYYLAKAVDEVKSYVETYREIWKKTGCTLMADGWTDQKRRTLINFLVYCPKGIVFLKTVDVSDVSKTARLLYQLFREVVLYVGVENIMHMVTDNAANYVVVGKLLMEEFPSIFWSPCAAHCINLILQDIGKLQSICCVVEHASGITKYIYNHCYPLYLMRKFIGGKEILRPAPTRFATNFIALQSILAHKDELRAMVTFREWVLSVYAKDSKGKKFVESVLDSLFWEECAIIVRMSEPLIRVLRMVDGDDRPSMGYLYDAIHHAKEEMMRRFQKRKARVKPFIDIINNWWDGQFYRNLYAAAFWLNPRFQYDANIMDKHMSTISRLLDVLEKYAHGNLPLQSKITCEMKLFRNAEHDFDRVSAINNRTLMPPDDCDDEVSKEHADDLLGVDEISSIPSTFDPNFAPMDTEELNVFIQQK, from the exons ATGTCTTCACATGATGGTAGAACTCCAAGTAGTGATCCTTCAACGGCCCAATCATCTCAACCTTCAATTTCCATGTCAAGTGGTAGTAGAGGAAGAACAGATTTAGCATGGGGTCATTATAGAGAAGCTCCTGAACTTAGtgttgaat CTGGAGCTAAAGGAGAAGTTGAACAATGTCGCAAATGTCCTCCTGATGTTCGACATCAAATG AGAACAACTCCTGGTGCTCAAAAGTCTCTTCAAAATTGTTGGCAAATGAAGGAAGCAGTTGAACGGTGTGATCTTGCTTTAGCGAAGTGGATGATTGATGCATGTGTGCCATTTAATGTTGTTAACTCTGTGTATTATCAGCATGCCATAGATGTTGTAATAGCCATAGGTCCTGGTTATAAAGGACCAAACTTGCATGTTATTCGTGGTTATTACTTGGCAAAAGCGGTTGATGAAGTCAAGAGTTATGTTGAGACTTATCGAGAGATTTGGAAGAAGACtggttgcacattaatggctgatggatggacagaTCAGAAGAGGAGGACTTTAATTAACTTCTTAGTATATTGTCCTAAAGGAatagtttttttgaaaactgtGGATGTATCAGATGTCTCAAAGACTGCTAGATTGTTGTATCAGTTGTTTAGAGAGGTTGTTTTGTATGTTGGGGTAGAAAACATTATGCATATGGTGACTgataatgctgcaaattatGTTGTTGTTGGCAAGTTATTGATGGAagaatttccttcaatattttggtcTCCTTGTGCTGCTCATTGCATCAACCTCATACTCCAGGACATTGGTAAATTGCAGTCAATTTGTTGTGTTGTTGAGCATGCTTCTGGTATCACAAAGTACATTTATAATCATTGTTATCCATTGTATTTGATGAGGAAGTTCATTGGAGGAAAAGAAATACTTCGTCCAGCTCCTACTCGTTTTGCTACCAATTTCATTGCATTGCAAAGCATTTTAGCTCATAAAGATGAGTTGAGAGCTATGGTGACATTTAGGGAATGGGTCTTATCTGTTTATGCTAAAgatagcaaaggaaaaaaatttgttgagaGTGTGTTAGACTCTCTGTTTTGGGAAGAATGTGCAATAATTGTGCGAATGAGTGAGCCTTTAATTCGAGTTCTACGAAtggttgatggtgatgatagaCCTTCGATGGGATATTTGTATGATGCTATTCatcatgcaaaagaagaaatgatgagGAGATTTCAAAAGAGAAAGGCTAGAGTGAAACCTTTCATAGACATTATCAATAATTGGTGGGATGGACAATTTTATAGAAATCTTTATGCAGCGGCATTTTGGTTGAATCCTCGATTTCAATATGATGCAAATATAATGGATAAACATATGAGCACCATTTCTAGACTTCTAGATGTTCTTGAGAAGTATGCACATGGAAATCTACCATTGCAAAGTAAGATTACATGTGAGATGAAGTTGTTTAGGAATGCTGAACATGACTTTGATCGAGTGTCCGCAATAAATAATCGCACCCTTATGCCTCcag ATGATTGTGACGATGAAGTTTCAAAGGAGCATGCTGATGATTTATTAGGTGTTGACGAGATTAGCTCAATTCCATCGACATTTGATCCAAATTTTGCTCCTATGGACACAGAAGAACTTAATGTGTTCATTCAAcaaaagtga
- the LOC7483513 gene encoding heat shock 70 kDa protein 14 encodes MSVVGFDFGNENCLVAVARQRGIDVVLNDESKRETPAIVCFGDKQRFIGTAGAASTMMNPKNSISQIKRLIGRPFSDPELQRDLKSFPYTVTEGPDGFPLIHAQYLGEMRTFTPTQVLGMVFSDLKIIAQKNLNAAVVDCCIGIPVYFTDLQRRAVLDAATIAELHPLRLMHETTATALAYGIYKTDLPENDQLNVAFVDVGHASLQVCIAGFKKGQLKILAHSYDRSLGGRDFDEALFHHFATKFKAEYHIDVLQNARACLRLRAACEKLKKVLSANPVAPLNIECLMDEKDVRGVIKREEFEQISTPILERVKRPLEKALQDAGLAVENVHMVEVVGSASRIPAVMKILTEFFGKEPRRTMNASECVSRGCALQCAILSPTFKVRDFQVHECFPFSIAVSWKGGALDSQNGAADHQQGTIVFPKGNPIPSIKALTFYRSGTFSIDVQYSDVSELQAPAKISTYTIGPFQCTKSERAKVKVKVRLSLHGIVSVESATLLEEEEVEVPVVKEPAKEPTKMDTDESLSDATTTGPNEADDNMQDEKAAADASGTENGVPESDKPTQMETDTKVEAPKKKVKKTNIPVSEVVYGGIPAAEVQKLLEKEYEMALQDRVMEETKDKKNAVEAYVYDMRNKLSDKYHEFVPDLEREGFTAKLQETEDWLYEDGEDETKGVYIAKLEELKKQGDPIEERYKEYTDRGSVIDQLVYCINSYREAAMSGDLKFDHIDMAEKQKVLNECVEAEAWLREKKQHQDSLPKHATPVLLSADVRKKAEALDRFCRPIMTKPKPKPAKPTTPETPATPPSQGSEQQQGGDANADPNANAGAHETAGAAGGEVPPASGEPMETDKPETASGAA; translated from the exons ATGAGTGTGgtgggttttgattttggtaATGAGAACTGCCTTGTTGCTGTTGCGAGGCAAAGAGGGATTGATGTTGTGCTTAATGATGAATCCAAGCGTGAGACTCCTGCTATTGTATGTTTCGGTGACAAACAGCGGTTCATTGGGACTGCGGGGGCTGCCTCCACTATGATGAACCCCAAAAACTCAATTTCCCAGATTAAGCGGTTAATTGGGCGCCCATTTTCTGATCCTGAATTGCAAAGGGATCTGAAGTCATTTCCTTATACAGTCACTGAAGGTCCCGATGGATTTCCTTTAATTCACGCTCAGTACTTGGGTGAGATGAGGACATTCACACCTACCCAAGTCTTGGGAATGGTGTTTTCAGATTTGAAAATCATTGCTCAGAAAAATCTGAATGCAGCAGTGGTGGATTGCTGCATTGGTATTCCGGTATATTTCACTGACCTTCAAAGGAGGGCCGTCTTGGATGCAGCCACAATTGCTGAATTGCATCCTCTCCGTTTGATGCATGAGACCACAGCTACAGCACTGGCTTATGGTATTTATAAGACTGACTTGCCTGAGAACGACCAATTGAATGTTGCTTTTGTTGATGTTGGACATGCCAGCCTGCAAGTGTGCATTGCTGGATTCAAGAAAGGTCAACTTAAGATTTTGGCTCATTCTTATGATCGGTCCTTGGGTGGTAGAGATTTTGATGAGGCTCTGTTCCACCACTTCGCCACCAAGTTTAAGGCAGAGTATCACATTGATGTTCTCCAGAATGCGAGAGCATGCCTTAGGCTTAGGGCTGCTTGTGAGAAGCTGAAGAAGGTCCTTAGTGCCAACCCCGTGGCACCTCTTAATATTGAATGCTTAATGGATGAGAAGGATGTCAGAGGCGTCATTAAGAGGGAAGAGTTTGAACAAATTAGTACTCCGATATTGGAGCGTGTGAAGAGGCCTTTGGAGAAGGCACTTCAAGATGCTGGACTTGCAGTTGAGAATGTTCATATGGTTGAAGTGGTTGGCTCTGCTTCTCGCATACCTGCCGTAATGAAGATTTTGACCGAGTTCTTTGGAAAGGAACCTAGGCGTACAATGAATGCTAGTGAATGTGTTTCCAGGGGATGTGCACTGCAGTGTGCTATTCTCAGTCCCACTTTTAAAGTGCGAGATTTCCAG GTCCATGAATGCTTCCCATTTTCAATTGCTGTATCATGGAAAGGTGGGGCGCTAGATTCTCAGAATGGAGCAGCAGATCATCAACAGGGCACAATTGTCTTCCCCAAGGGAAATCCCATCCCTAGTATCAAGGCTTTGACATTCTATAGGTCAGGGACGTTCTCCATTGATGTACAATATTCTGATGTCAGTGAATTGCAGGCACCAGCTAAGATCAGTACATATACG ATCGGTCCTTTCCAATGTACAAAAAGTGAACGTGCAAAAGTGAAGGTGAAAGTCCGTTTGAGTCTACATGGGATTGTGTCTGTTGAATCAGCAACA CTTTTGGAGGAAGAAGAGGTTGAAGTTCCTGTTGTGAAAGAGCCAGCAAAGGAACCTACCAAGATGGATACTGATGAATCTCTCAGTGATGCCACCACTACAGGCCCTAATGAAGCAGATGACAACATGCAAGATGAAAAAGCAGCTGCTGATGCATCTGGGACTGAAAATGGGGTTCCTGAGTCTGACAAGCCAACACAAATGGAAACTGATACCAAG GTTGAGGCTCCcaaaaagaaagtaaagaaaacaaatatccCTGTGTCAGAGGTGGTTTATGGCGGAATACCAGCAGCAGAAGTGCAAAAGTTACTAGAAAAAGAATACGAAATGGCATTGCAAGACCGGGTTATGGAGGAaacaaaagataagaaaaatgcTGTTGAAGCTTATGTCTACGATATGAGGAACAAG TTAAGTGACAAATACCATGAATTTGTTCCTGATCTGGAGAGGGAGGGATTCACAGCTAAACTGCAGGAGACAGAGGATTGGTTGTATGAAGATGGTGAAGATGAAACCAAAGGTGTTTACATTGCCAAGCTTGAGGAGCTCAAGAAA CAAGGTGATCCTATTGAAGAGCGGTACAAGGAGTACACAGATAGGGGATCTGTGATTGATCAACTTGTTTATTGTATTAATAGTTACAGAGAGGCAGCAATGTCTGGTGATCTTAAATTCGATCACATTGACATGGCAGAAAAGCAGAAG GTATTGAATGAGTGTGTTGAAGCTGAAGCCTGGTTAAGAGAGAAAAAGCAACACCAGGACTCACTTCCCAAGCATGCTACTCCAGTTCTTCTGTCAGCTGATGTGAGAAAGAAGGCCGAGGCACTTGATAG GTTTTGCAGGCCTATAAtgacaaaaccaaaaccaaaaccagccAAACCAACCACTCCTGAGACACCAGCAACCCCACCATCTCAGGGTAGCGAACAACAGCAGGGAGGAGATGCAAATGCAGACCCCAATGCTAACGCAGGTGCCCATGAGACTGCCGGAGCTGCCGGTGGTGAGGTGCCACCTGCTTCTGGAGAACCAATGGAGACAGACAAGCCAGAGACTGCCTCTGGTGCTGCATAA